A single window of Archangium gephyra DNA harbors:
- a CDS encoding RNA polymerase sigma factor, whose protein sequence is MSADPREEGPGSFPPTRWTLIRSARASPEARRVALESLLRTYWRPLYVFMRRQGLDAEPARDAVQDLLVRLLEHDFLERLSPEKGRLRGYLLTAARNHLVHRHERESAARRGGGVVPLPLDFELAERIASEDARGPDEAFEREWAASVMERALGRLKEEFDSGARKGPFALVLQFFRPGEPPSYREAAEAHGMSLPQLKTFLHRARVRYRELVREEVSDTVGGPEEAEAELAELLRVLKR, encoded by the coding sequence ATGAGCGCAGATCCGCGAGAGGAAGGGCCGGGCTCCTTCCCACCCACGCGCTGGACCCTCATCCGGTCGGCACGGGCCTCGCCGGAGGCCCGCCGCGTGGCGCTCGAGTCCCTGCTGCGCACCTACTGGCGGCCGCTCTACGTCTTCATGCGCCGCCAGGGGCTGGACGCCGAGCCCGCGCGCGACGCCGTGCAGGATCTGCTCGTGCGGCTGCTGGAGCACGACTTCCTGGAGCGGCTGAGCCCCGAGAAGGGGCGGCTGCGGGGCTACCTGCTGACGGCGGCGCGCAACCACCTCGTGCACCGTCACGAGCGGGAGAGCGCCGCCCGGCGCGGAGGGGGCGTGGTGCCCCTGCCGCTGGACTTCGAGCTGGCCGAGCGCATCGCCTCGGAGGATGCGCGGGGCCCGGACGAGGCCTTCGAGCGGGAGTGGGCGGCGAGCGTCATGGAGCGGGCGCTGGGGCGGCTGAAGGAGGAGTTCGACAGTGGGGCGCGCAAGGGCCCCTTCGCCCTGGTGCTCCAGTTCTTCCGTCCTGGCGAGCCGCCGAGCTACCGGGAGGCGGCGGAGGCACACGGCATGTCGCTGCCGCAGCTCAAGACGTTCCTGCATCGGGCGCGGGTGCGCTACCGCGAGCTGGTGCGCGAGGAGGTCTCGGACACGGTGGGGGGGCCCGAGGAGGCGGAGGCCGAGCTGGCCGAGCTGCTCCGGGTGCTGAAGCGATGA
- a CDS encoding serine/threonine-protein kinase, producing the protein MSAEARSVRCPRCGTPGVGGRLAVCPGCLLDEDVEDPGRIGSLELEEEIGRGGMGRVFRARHVRLDRPVAVKFLAGEGASSAEAQARFAREARALALLDHPNIVRVHDFGDEEGERFLVMELVEGRSLAELLPMAPAEAVRVVLQVCDALAYAHERGVVHRDIKPANVLVADDGPVKVTDFGIARIVRQEGPRDTLTAAHAVVGTPEYMAPEALAGAPPDPRMDVYAVGVLLHELVTGRPPVAGAPTLTGALGAVVRRAVALEPSRRYASARALGLDLRRLADGAEEAALPPDEAIWLRAVAVLQAVASALVLWALVVSVTPRVVAPHELDPLTMQPAARLADGRWVTRARFETGPILGAVAGLAVALAAYGLLRRHWRHEGLDAPAPEVPLREGRSFLGVASACSGLFALRGVLEWGAGISMPPFMPLVGGLLELSALYLLCVSILEAWRRQRPLSREPMLWAGLVLMLTPPVLEFGMYLWRWQP; encoded by the coding sequence ATGAGCGCCGAGGCGAGGAGTGTCCGCTGTCCACGCTGTGGCACGCCCGGGGTGGGTGGACGCCTGGCGGTGTGTCCGGGCTGTCTGCTGGACGAGGACGTGGAGGATCCGGGGCGGATCGGCTCGCTGGAGCTGGAGGAGGAGATCGGCCGGGGAGGAATGGGCCGGGTCTTCCGGGCGCGCCATGTGCGGTTGGATCGGCCGGTGGCGGTGAAGTTCCTCGCGGGGGAGGGGGCCTCCAGCGCCGAGGCACAGGCCCGGTTCGCCCGGGAGGCGCGAGCGCTGGCGTTGTTGGACCATCCGAACATCGTCCGGGTGCACGACTTCGGTGACGAGGAGGGCGAGCGCTTCCTGGTGATGGAGCTGGTGGAGGGCCGTTCCCTGGCGGAGCTGCTGCCCATGGCTCCAGCGGAGGCGGTGCGGGTGGTGCTCCAGGTGTGCGACGCGCTGGCCTATGCGCACGAGCGCGGCGTGGTGCACCGGGACATCAAGCCGGCGAACGTGCTGGTGGCGGACGATGGCCCGGTGAAGGTGACGGACTTCGGGATTGCCCGCATCGTGCGCCAGGAGGGGCCGCGCGACACGCTCACCGCCGCGCACGCCGTGGTGGGCACGCCCGAGTACATGGCTCCCGAGGCGCTCGCCGGAGCGCCGCCGGATCCGCGCATGGACGTGTACGCGGTGGGCGTGCTGCTGCACGAGCTGGTGACGGGCCGGCCCCCGGTGGCGGGGGCGCCCACGCTGACGGGGGCACTGGGGGCGGTGGTGCGGCGGGCGGTGGCGCTCGAGCCCTCGCGGCGTTACGCGAGCGCACGGGCGCTGGGCTTGGATTTGAGGCGGCTCGCGGATGGGGCGGAGGAGGCGGCACTGCCTCCGGACGAGGCCATCTGGCTGCGCGCGGTGGCGGTGCTGCAGGCGGTGGCGAGCGCGCTGGTGCTCTGGGCGCTGGTGGTGTCGGTGACGCCGCGGGTGGTGGCGCCGCACGAGTTGGATCCGCTCACCATGCAGCCGGCGGCGCGGCTGGCGGATGGCCGGTGGGTGACGCGGGCACGGTTCGAGACGGGCCCCATTCTGGGGGCGGTGGCGGGGCTCGCGGTGGCGCTGGCGGCGTATGGACTGCTGCGCAGACACTGGCGCCACGAGGGCCTGGACGCGCCCGCGCCGGAGGTGCCGCTGCGCGAGGGCCGGAGCTTCCTGGGCGTGGCGTCGGCCTGCTCGGGCTTGTTCGCCCTGCGGGGCGTGCTGGAGTGGGGCGCGGGCATCTCCATGCCGCCCTTCATGCCGTTGGTGGGGGGGCTGCTGGAGCTGTCGGCGCTCTACCTGCTGTGCGTCTCCATCCTGGAGGCCTGGAGGCGACAGCGCCCGCTCTCCCGCGAGCCGATGCTGTGGGCGGGGCTGGTGCTGATGCTGACACCGCCGGTGCTCGAGTTCGGCATGTATCTGTGGCGCTGGCAGCCCTGA
- a CDS encoding thiol-disulfide oxidoreductase DCC family protein, translating to MRALSVLYDETCGFCVSCARWLGAQRTLVELECLPAGGEAAARRFPELRRSASKEELVVVDDEGGVYRDTHAWLMVLWALEDYRDWAQRLSRPALMPLARNAFELLSSNRRKLSGWLHLEDEAVRRHLEREAGPPGAPKCAPGDAACRLPRMVRCEGCGRPMAEGRTACPHCLADVVGAMEPG from the coding sequence ATGCGTGCCCTCAGCGTGCTGTACGACGAGACGTGTGGCTTCTGCGTGAGCTGTGCCCGGTGGCTGGGCGCGCAGCGCACGCTGGTGGAGCTCGAGTGCCTCCCGGCGGGAGGCGAGGCGGCGGCGCGGCGGTTTCCCGAGCTGCGCCGCTCGGCCTCCAAGGAGGAACTGGTGGTGGTGGACGACGAGGGAGGCGTCTACCGGGACACCCACGCATGGTTGATGGTGCTGTGGGCACTGGAGGACTACCGGGACTGGGCGCAGCGCTTGTCCCGGCCCGCGTTGATGCCGCTCGCGCGCAATGCCTTCGAGCTGCTCTCCAGCAACCGCCGCAAGCTGTCCGGCTGGTTGCACCTGGAGGACGAGGCGGTACGGCGGCACCTGGAGCGCGAGGCCGGGCCTCCTGGTGCCCCCAAGTGCGCTCCGGGAGACGCGGCCTGCCGTCTGCCACGCATGGTTCGGTGTGAAGGGTGTGGCCGGCCCATGGCGGAGGGACGCACCGCCTGCCCCCACTGTCTGGCGGACGTGGTCGGCGCGATGGAGCCGGGCTGA
- a CDS encoding nucleotidyltransferase family protein: protein MKVGAVVLAAGGSSRLGRPKQLLVHEGRTLVRRAAEAAVAAGCEPVVVVLGAHGEAVAAELAGLPVRTVENPEWREGMGRSLRVGVRALPEVEAVLVLLCDQLRVGSAHVRALMDTFARTGSPIVASGYDGARGVPALFSRALRPELEALEADQGARKVIVRDASRVVEVPLPGGSEDVDTAADLSRLST, encoded by the coding sequence GTGAAGGTGGGCGCGGTGGTGCTGGCCGCGGGGGGTTCCTCACGGCTGGGGCGCCCCAAGCAACTGCTGGTGCACGAGGGACGGACCCTGGTACGGCGCGCGGCCGAGGCCGCCGTGGCCGCGGGTTGTGAGCCGGTGGTGGTGGTGCTCGGAGCGCACGGCGAGGCCGTGGCCGCGGAGCTCGCGGGCCTGCCGGTGCGGACGGTGGAGAACCCGGAGTGGCGGGAGGGCATGGGCCGCTCCCTGCGGGTGGGCGTGAGGGCCCTGCCCGAGGTGGAGGCGGTGCTCGTGCTGCTGTGTGATCAGCTCCGGGTCGGCTCCGCGCACGTGAGGGCGCTGATGGACACCTTCGCGCGGACGGGCTCGCCCATCGTGGCCTCGGGTTACGACGGAGCGCGGGGTGTGCCCGCCCTGTTCTCCCGCGCGCTGCGTCCCGAGCTGGAGGCACTCGAGGCCGACCAGGGGGCACGCAAGGTCATCGTCCGGGACGCGTCGCGCGTGGTGGAGGTGCCCCTGCCGGGAGGGAGCGAGGACGTGGACACGGCCGCGGACCTCTCCCGGCTCTCCACCTAA
- a CDS encoding XdhC family protein, which produces MKELEEILRARTRARGPLVLATVVAVSGSAYRRPGARMLMAEEGRLAGGVSGGCLERDVVRKAFFWTSGGPHVLRYDSTVDSTEDEDGLTFALGCNGVVDILLERCEPGPVDALAFAEEARKRAQRAVIATVYRGGEVGARLLLREDGEEASNLSGPLRDAVRLAAGEALEVGRTWSGPCGGTEVLVEVVDPPPPVVLFGGGFDVAPVVVQAASLGWHVTVVADKPAELLRQRFPRAHAVVATKAREVLDTVPLSPRTLAVVMTHSLPQDRELLARLVPHPLRYLGVLGPRSRTDRVLGELSPAPTPAQLEKLHAPIGLDLGAEGAEEVALSIVAELRAVLARREGGKLRERQAPIHADAPSPAARRLA; this is translated from the coding sequence GTGAAGGAGCTGGAGGAGATCCTGCGTGCCCGGACCCGCGCGCGGGGACCGCTCGTGCTGGCGACCGTGGTGGCCGTGTCCGGCTCGGCGTACCGGAGGCCCGGCGCGCGCATGCTGATGGCCGAGGAGGGCCGGCTCGCCGGGGGTGTGAGCGGCGGGTGCCTGGAGCGGGACGTGGTCCGCAAGGCCTTCTTCTGGACATCGGGCGGCCCGCACGTGCTGCGCTACGACTCCACCGTCGACAGCACCGAGGACGAGGACGGCCTGACGTTCGCGCTCGGGTGCAACGGCGTGGTGGACATCCTGCTGGAGCGCTGCGAGCCCGGGCCAGTGGATGCGCTCGCCTTCGCCGAGGAGGCCCGGAAGCGCGCCCAGCGCGCGGTGATCGCCACGGTGTACCGGGGTGGCGAGGTGGGCGCGCGGCTGCTGCTGCGCGAGGACGGCGAGGAGGCCAGCAACCTGTCCGGGCCCCTGCGAGACGCGGTGCGGCTGGCGGCCGGCGAGGCGCTCGAGGTGGGGCGCACCTGGAGTGGCCCGTGCGGCGGCACGGAGGTGCTGGTGGAGGTGGTGGATCCCCCGCCCCCGGTGGTGCTGTTCGGCGGCGGCTTCGACGTGGCGCCGGTGGTGGTGCAGGCCGCGAGCCTCGGCTGGCACGTCACGGTGGTGGCGGACAAGCCCGCGGAGCTGCTGCGGCAGCGCTTTCCCCGGGCCCATGCCGTGGTGGCGACGAAGGCCCGCGAGGTGCTCGACACGGTGCCGCTCTCCCCGCGCACGCTCGCGGTGGTGATGACGCACAGCCTGCCGCAGGATCGCGAGTTGCTCGCCCGGCTGGTGCCGCACCCCTTGCGGTACCTGGGCGTGCTGGGACCGCGCTCGCGCACGGACCGGGTGTTGGGGGAGCTGTCCCCCGCTCCGACGCCCGCGCAGCTGGAGAAGCTGCACGCGCCCATTGGCTTGGACCTCGGGGCCGAGGGCGCCGAGGAGGTGGCGCTCTCCATCGTGGCCGAGCTGAGGGCCGTGCTGGCGCGGCGCGAGGGCGGCAAGCTCCGCGAGCGGCAGGCCCCCATCCACGCGGACGCCCCGTCACCGGCGGCGCGGAGACTCGCGTGA
- a CDS encoding N-acetylmuramoyl-L-alanine amidase codes for MKTLSKPLASLAAALALAACGPQEPTTPPTPAAHEDVRPEAERTPYQLDAAFAKAGADFGVPADLLKAISYTETRWEMVEGSEEFPGMPAAYGLMALRGEKLSEGARLAGVSEEAVRTQPEANIRAAAALLSAYADELKLERADVGAWAPAAAKLSGIENTEAQAQYVHQGVYDILRKGAVAQTPAGELAVSLMPSKAQAQFPSTGVQSQSADYAAAIFRSSPNYNARPSGTDISMIVIHTCEGGYSGCWSWLTNSSAGASAHYVVNESGSEITQLVAETNRAWHVAASYDCGLNGSVMCGLNGSSVNNFSVGIEHGGYASQTSFPTGQIDASAKLSCDISRDRTVVRDSYHIVAHGRLQPYNRTDPGPNWPWSTYISKIKSYCGDGTTTPPATGLIIDNNNAANDTSKGYIELTGAWTASSGTAGYYGSNYLYAATAAVSEPATFWFYLPSAATKTIDARWTSGTNRSAAAPYIITNASGTNLATVYKNQQTGGGAWNTLGSWSFPAGWNKVQLSRWAADGFVVVADAIQVR; via the coding sequence ATGAAGACCCTTTCCAAGCCGTTGGCCTCCCTGGCCGCCGCGCTCGCCCTGGCGGCCTGCGGTCCCCAGGAGCCCACCACCCCCCCGACGCCGGCCGCGCACGAGGACGTTCGTCCCGAGGCCGAGCGGACCCCGTACCAGCTGGACGCCGCCTTCGCGAAGGCGGGCGCGGACTTCGGCGTTCCGGCCGACCTGCTCAAGGCCATCTCCTACACCGAGACCCGGTGGGAGATGGTGGAGGGCTCCGAGGAGTTCCCGGGCATGCCCGCGGCGTACGGCCTGATGGCCCTGCGCGGCGAGAAGCTCTCCGAGGGCGCGCGCCTGGCCGGCGTGTCCGAGGAAGCGGTGCGCACCCAGCCCGAGGCCAACATCCGGGCCGCCGCGGCGCTGCTCTCCGCGTACGCGGACGAGCTGAAGCTGGAGCGTGCGGACGTGGGCGCGTGGGCCCCGGCCGCCGCGAAGCTCAGCGGCATCGAGAACACCGAGGCGCAGGCCCAGTACGTCCACCAGGGCGTGTATGACATCCTCCGCAAGGGCGCGGTGGCCCAGACGCCCGCGGGTGAGCTCGCCGTGTCGCTGATGCCCTCCAAGGCGCAGGCGCAGTTCCCCTCCACCGGCGTGCAGTCGCAGAGCGCGGACTACGCGGCCGCCATCTTCCGTTCCTCGCCCAACTACAACGCGCGTCCGTCGGGCACGGACATCTCGATGATCGTCATCCACACCTGTGAGGGTGGCTACTCGGGCTGCTGGAGCTGGCTGACCAACTCGTCGGCCGGAGCCAGCGCGCACTACGTGGTGAACGAGAGCGGCTCGGAGATCACCCAGCTGGTGGCCGAGACGAACCGCGCCTGGCACGTGGCGGCCAGCTACGACTGCGGCCTCAACGGCAGCGTGATGTGCGGCCTCAACGGCTCGTCGGTGAACAACTTCTCGGTGGGCATCGAGCACGGCGGCTACGCCAGCCAGACGTCCTTCCCCACGGGGCAGATCGACGCCTCGGCGAAGCTCTCGTGCGACATCTCGCGCGACCGCACCGTGGTGCGTGACAGCTACCACATCGTGGCGCACGGCCGGCTGCAGCCGTACAACCGCACGGACCCGGGCCCCAACTGGCCGTGGTCCACGTACATCAGCAAGATCAAGTCCTACTGCGGTGACGGCACCACGACCCCCCCGGCCACGGGTCTGATCATCGACAACAACAACGCCGCCAACGACACCAGCAAGGGCTACATCGAGCTGACGGGAGCCTGGACGGCCTCGTCGGGCACGGCGGGCTACTACGGCTCCAACTACCTGTACGCCGCGACGGCGGCGGTCTCCGAGCCGGCGACGTTCTGGTTCTACCTGCCGTCGGCGGCCACCAAGACGATCGACGCGCGGTGGACGTCGGGCACCAACCGCTCGGCGGCCGCGCCCTACATCATCACCAACGCCAGCGGCACCAACCTGGCCACGGTGTACAAGAACCAGCAGACGGGCGGTGGCGCGTGGAACACGCTCGGCTCGTGGAGCTTCCCGGCCGGCTGGAACAAGGTGCAGCTCAGCCGCTGGGCCGCCGATGGCTTCGTGGTCGTCGCGGACGCCATCCAGGTCCGGTAG
- a CDS encoding 2OG-Fe(II) oxygenase produces the protein MAVSPRATVAERSWESLRPGTSDFLSVLDAHLGVRIPGFLPPSECAALARRVYAGRPFWISDFGGVQFTLGRAWYTHLEQDREDEYFANARTSDAVVERMLPGLQSRLCEAISTLVGAPAVKREGWCGPGVHIFPAGEWLSHNGGDVHFDNEGLSDEQCARRSRALTLVLMLQPPESGGALRLWDVTFAGTDDVSERELQSPRAEVDYQVGELLVLDSYRLHQIQPFTGTRDRISATAHAAWDESGSCWEVWF, from the coding sequence ATGGCCGTGTCCCCTCGTGCCACGGTAGCCGAGCGCTCGTGGGAGTCCCTGCGCCCGGGTACCTCGGACTTCCTCTCCGTGCTCGATGCGCACCTGGGCGTGCGCATCCCCGGCTTCCTTCCGCCCTCCGAGTGCGCCGCGCTCGCGCGCCGTGTGTACGCGGGCCGGCCCTTCTGGATCTCCGACTTCGGCGGCGTGCAGTTCACCCTGGGCCGCGCCTGGTACACGCACCTCGAGCAGGATCGCGAGGACGAGTACTTCGCCAACGCCCGCACCTCGGACGCGGTGGTGGAGCGGATGCTGCCGGGTCTGCAGAGCCGCCTGTGCGAGGCCATCTCGACGCTGGTGGGGGCGCCCGCCGTCAAGCGCGAGGGCTGGTGCGGTCCCGGCGTCCACATCTTCCCGGCCGGCGAGTGGCTCTCGCACAACGGGGGAGACGTCCACTTCGACAACGAAGGCCTCTCCGACGAGCAGTGCGCGCGCCGCTCGCGTGCGCTCACGCTCGTGCTCATGCTCCAGCCACCGGAGTCCGGCGGAGCGCTGCGCCTGTGGGACGTCACCTTCGCGGGCACCGACGACGTCTCAGAGCGGGAGCTCCAGTCCCCGCGCGCCGAGGTGGACTACCAGGTGGGGGAGTTGCTCGTGCTCGACAGCTACCGGCTGCATCAGATCCAACCCTTCACCGGCACGCGCGACCGCATCTCGGCCACGGCGCACGCGGCGTGGGATGAATCGGGCTCGTGCTGGGAGGTCTGGTTCTAG